From one Rosa rugosa chromosome 4, drRosRugo1.1, whole genome shotgun sequence genomic stretch:
- the LOC133707308 gene encoding uncharacterized protein LOC133707308, translated as MASLNIDQNLVRQRMMEIDMERRPSLDRSYRCYSAAFLDKNQAAKLETGDKIFMPPSALRVLLSRPSSNPMLFQLRNPNAAERELVSHCGVLEFTALEDTIYMPSWKMKSLDLEEGEFVQVKNVTLPKGKFVKLQPHTKNFLDIANPRAVLETTLRSFTCFTTGDTIKLPYNGKEYYVDIVETKPGKAISIVDIDCEVDFAPPRDYKEPEMPVAAASPPTNKAALVAADQIEEPKFNPFTGAGRRLDGKPLSAAPVSSSSLVAAANNGKGNAQPSNTGSSSQGTSRRAQGKLVFGSNAANRTTTPPKETEKEASKEQAKPEKKEDPKFQPFTGKRYSLKG; from the coding sequence ATGGCTTCTTTAAACATAGATCAGAATTTGGTACGTCAACGGATGATGGAGATTGATATGGAGCGTCGGCCGTCTCTCGATCGAAGCTATCGCTGCTATTCTGCAGCTTTCTTGGACAAAAACCAAGCTGCGAAACTCGAAACCGGTGACAAAATCTTTATGCCACCCTCAGCCCTCAGAGTCCTTTTGTCTCGGCCCAGCAGTAACCCGATGCTCTTCCAGCTACGAAACCCGAATGCTGCCGAGAGAGAGTTGGTTTCACACTGTGGGGTTTTGGAGTTCACTGCATTAGAAGACACCATTTATATGCCTTCCTGGAAGATGAAGAGCCTGGACTTGGAAGAGGGAGAGTTTGTTCAAGTCAAGAATGTGACTCTTCCAAAAGGCAAATTCGTTAAATTGCAACCCCACACCAAAAACTTCTTGGACATTGCAAATCCGAGAGCTGTGTTGGAGACAACACTGAGGAGTTTTACATGTTTCACAACTGGTGATACTATTAAGCTGCCTTATAATGGCAAGGAATACTATGTGGATATCGTAGAAACAAAGCCTGGTAAGGCCATAAGTATCGTTGACATAGACTGTGAAGTTGACTTTGCGCCTCCTCGCGACTATAAGGAACCCGAGATGCCTGTTGCTGCAGCTTCTCCTCCGACAAACAAGGCGGCATTGGTGGCAGCTGATCAGATTGAAGAACCTAAATTCAACCCTTTTACCGGAGCTGGAAGGCGTTTGGATGGAAAACCTTTGTCCGCTGCCCcagtttcttcttcctcattaGTTGCAGCAGCCAATAATGGTAAGGGAAATGCACAGCCATCGAATACAGGATCCAGCTCACAAGGGACCAGTCGTCGGGCTCAGGGGAAGCTTGTTTTCGGATCAAATGCTGCCAACCGTACTACTACTCCTCCAAAGGAAACAGAAAAGGAAGCTTCAAAAGAGCAGGCTAagccagaaaagaaagaagatccAAAGTTCCAGCCCTTTACAGGGAAAAGGTACTCATTAAAAGGTTGA